One genomic window of Sphingomonas sp. C3-2 includes the following:
- a CDS encoding DMT family protein — MPTIALLIASNLFMTIAWYWHLKGGMNKALPLVIAISWGIALFEYCLAVPANRIGYSSGWSAGQLKVAQEAIALIIFGGFMVTVLGEPISWRHLAAFACIMAAVGFLFIGK, encoded by the coding sequence ATGCCGACGATCGCCCTTCTCATCGCATCCAACCTGTTCATGACGATTGCCTGGTACTGGCATCTGAAAGGCGGGATGAACAAGGCCCTGCCGCTGGTGATCGCCATCAGTTGGGGCATCGCGCTGTTCGAATATTGCCTTGCCGTGCCCGCCAACCGCATCGGTTATTCGAGCGGGTGGAGCGCGGGGCAGTTGAAGGTAGCGCAGGAAGCGATCGCGCTGATCATATTTGGCGGGTTCATGGTGACGGTGCTGGGTGAACCGATCAGCTGGCGGCATCTGGCGGCCTTTGCCTGCATCATGGCGGCGGTGGGTTTTCTTTTCATCGGCAAATGA
- the cobW gene encoding cobalamin biosynthesis protein CobW, translated as MSKIPATVITGFLGAGKTTLIRHLLQNAGGRRLAIVINEFGDVGVDADLVKGCNDAACPEEDILELANGCICCTVADDFLPTMQKLLDRPEPPEHIIIETSGLALPKPLIKAFQWPDIRTRATVDGVIALIDADAVAAGRFASDEEALAAARAADPTLDHDSPLEELFEDQLACADLVILNKSDLVAPERLAEIDAKIAAETRTGVKRVHAAHGAVDPAVLLGLFAGAEDDLDARPSHHDSEPDHDHDDFDSFVVTGGAVTDLDALLNAISAQIETHDILRVKGMVALADKPARLVVQAVGPRIQHHFDRRWTEDEPRVTQLVVIGQQPLARAAIAEALAKAIG; from the coding sequence ATGAGCAAGATCCCCGCAACCGTGATCACCGGGTTTCTGGGCGCCGGAAAGACCACGCTGATCCGCCATCTGCTGCAAAATGCCGGCGGCCGCCGGCTTGCCATCGTGATCAACGAATTCGGCGATGTCGGCGTGGATGCCGATCTGGTGAAGGGATGCAACGACGCCGCCTGCCCCGAGGAAGATATTCTGGAGCTGGCCAATGGCTGCATCTGCTGCACCGTGGCGGACGATTTCCTGCCGACGATGCAGAAGCTGCTCGACCGCCCCGAACCGCCCGAGCACATCATCATCGAGACATCGGGGCTGGCGCTGCCCAAGCCGCTGATCAAGGCGTTTCAATGGCCCGACATCCGCACCCGCGCGACCGTCGACGGCGTGATTGCGCTCATCGACGCCGATGCGGTGGCCGCGGGCCGGTTTGCGAGCGACGAGGAAGCGCTGGCCGCCGCGCGCGCGGCCGACCCGACGCTGGACCATGACAGCCCGCTTGAGGAACTGTTCGAGGACCAGCTGGCCTGTGCCGATCTCGTCATTTTGAACAAGTCCGATCTCGTGGCGCCCGAACGGCTGGCCGAGATCGACGCCAAGATCGCGGCCGAAACGCGCACCGGCGTGAAACGCGTCCATGCAGCGCACGGCGCGGTGGACCCGGCGGTGCTGCTGGGGCTGTTTGCCGGCGCCGAGGATGATCTCGACGCCCGCCCCTCGCACCATGACAGCGAGCCCGATCACGACCACGACGATTTCGACAGCTTTGTCGTGACGGGGGGTGCGGTAACCGATCTCGACGCCTTGCTGAACGCGATTTCGGCGCAGATCGAGACCCATGACATTTTGCGCGTGAAGGGCATGGTGGCGCTGGCGGACAAGCCCGCGCGGCTGGTGGTGCAGGCAGTGGGCCCGCGCATCCAGCATCATTTCGACCGTCGCTGGACCGAGGATGAGCCACGCGTGACGCAGTTGGTGGTGATCGGCCAGCAGCCGCTGGCGCGCGCGGCGATTGCCGAGGCGCTTGCGAAGGCGATCGGCTGA
- a CDS encoding iron ABC transporter permease, translating into MQFSQRPARRISLLASGLLVLLAAAAMASLLYGPVPIGIERTLASLAGRGDDIAESIVVDLRLPRTILGLAVGAMLGAAGAALQGYLRNPLAEPSVLGASNAAALGAVIALYFGLAEWHPAALPLMAIATGLGSLILLFALTGRAESPLSLILGGIAVSTLAGAAISLALNLSPNPFAAMEIMTWLLGSLENRSITHLWIALPCIGIGLALLFVDGRALDALTLGDDSARALGNDLKRTRMRLMLGIAIGVGGAVAVSGAIGFVGLIVPHLIRPFTDRRPSSLILPSALGGAALLTLADVGVRMIPSTNELKLGVVTAFLGVPVFFAQLIRERRVW; encoded by the coding sequence ATGCAGTTTTCACAACGGCCTGCGCGCCGGATTTCCCTCCTCGCCAGCGGGTTGCTGGTGTTACTTGCCGCCGCCGCGATGGCATCGTTGCTCTACGGCCCCGTCCCCATCGGGATCGAGCGGACGCTGGCGAGCCTTGCCGGACGCGGCGACGATATTGCCGAGTCGATCGTCGTGGACCTGCGCCTGCCCCGCACGATCCTGGGCCTGGCCGTGGGCGCGATGCTGGGTGCGGCGGGCGCCGCGCTGCAGGGCTATCTGCGCAACCCGCTGGCCGAGCCATCGGTGCTGGGCGCATCGAACGCGGCGGCGCTGGGGGCGGTGATCGCGCTCTATTTCGGGCTGGCCGAATGGCATCCGGCCGCGCTGCCGCTGATGGCGATCGCGACCGGGCTGGGATCGCTCATCCTGCTCTTCGCGTTGACCGGGCGGGCGGAAAGCCCGCTCAGCCTGATCCTTGGCGGCATCGCGGTATCGACGCTGGCGGGGGCGGCGATCAGCCTTGCGCTCAACCTGTCGCCCAATCCCTTTGCGGCGATGGAGATCATGACCTGGCTGCTCGGATCGCTTGAGAATCGTTCGATCACCCATCTGTGGATCGCGCTGCCCTGCATCGGCATCGGGCTGGCGCTGCTTTTTGTCGATGGCCGGGCGCTTGATGCGCTGACTTTGGGCGACGACAGTGCACGCGCGCTGGGCAACGACCTGAAACGCACGCGGATGCGGCTGATGCTGGGCATCGCGATCGGGGTGGGCGGCGCGGTGGCGGTATCGGGCGCGATCGGCTTTGTCGGGTTGATCGTTCCGCATCTGATCCGCCCCTTTACCGACCGGCGGCCATCATCGCTGATCCTGCCATCGGCACTGGGCGGCGCGGCGCTGCTGACGCTGGCGGATGTGGGGGTGCGGATGATCCCATCGACCAACGAGCTGAAGCTGGGCGTCGTCACCGCGTTTCTGGGCGTTCCCGTGTTCTTCGCGCAACTGATCCGCGAAAGGCGGGTCTGGTGA
- a CDS encoding OsmC family protein: protein MADGIEARVSESGESPFAVRIAVCGHELVGDEPTADGGADLGPSPYQLLTSALGECTVMTVRWFARQKDWPVEHIAAHVTHTKMEVEGRSGQTDVFHKTVFIKGDKLTPEQRTRLIDVAAKCPVQRTLESGSVIETHAG, encoded by the coding sequence ATGGCTGACGGCATCGAGGCGCGGGTTTCCGAAAGCGGCGAAAGCCCCTTTGCGGTGCGCATCGCGGTATGCGGCCATGAGCTTGTCGGCGACGAACCCACCGCCGATGGCGGCGCCGATCTTGGCCCCTCCCCCTATCAGCTGCTGACCTCGGCTCTCGGCGAATGCACGGTGATGACGGTGCGCTGGTTCGCGCGGCAGAAGGACTGGCCCGTCGAGCATATCGCGGCGCATGTGACCCATACGAAGATGGAGGTCGAAGGACGCTCCGGCCAGACCGATGTGTTCCACAAGACCGTGTTCATCAAGGGTGACAAGCTGACCCCCGAACAGCGCACAAGGCTGATCGACGTCGCCGCCAAATGCCCCGTCCAGCGCACGCTGGAAAGCGGATCGGTGATCGAAACCCACGCGGGCTGA
- a CDS encoding alpha/beta hydrolase fold domain-containing protein: protein MADQEMRGVRVEARLVPFPQSISAEAQASLAARVNPDGKTLNLVDDVPAPDDLVGWAAMKARVDGVILDMMAPARPYLRASVETISLGGATVYAATPEGAGADDRAYLDIHGGGLVYGAGESCLLGAQMRADQHGVRCYAVDYRMPPEHPYPAALDDCLAAYRALLDRYAPENIIIGGASAGGNLAAATALRARDEGLPLPAALVLLTPELDLTESGDTFETNRTFDVILPKPLLPLNRLYAAGHPLEHPYLSPLFGDFSKGFPPSFLQAGTRDLFLSNTVRMHRALRRAGVPAELHIFEGMPHGGFMGAPEDMELAAEVSRFVAAHWGG, encoded by the coding sequence ATGGCGGATCAGGAAATGCGCGGCGTGCGGGTGGAGGCAAGGCTGGTTCCCTTCCCGCAGTCGATCAGTGCCGAGGCGCAGGCCAGCCTCGCGGCGCGCGTCAATCCCGATGGCAAGACACTGAACCTTGTCGATGATGTGCCAGCACCCGACGATCTTGTCGGCTGGGCGGCGATGAAGGCGCGGGTCGACGGGGTGATCCTCGACATGATGGCCCCCGCGCGGCCCTATCTGCGCGCAAGCGTAGAGACGATCTCGCTGGGCGGCGCCACGGTCTATGCGGCCACGCCCGAAGGCGCCGGGGCGGACGACCGTGCCTATCTCGATATCCATGGCGGCGGCCTCGTTTACGGCGCCGGCGAATCCTGCCTGCTCGGCGCGCAGATGCGCGCGGACCAGCACGGCGTGCGCTGTTATGCCGTCGATTACCGGATGCCGCCCGAACATCCCTATCCCGCCGCGCTCGACGATTGCCTCGCCGCCTACCGCGCGCTGCTCGATCGTTATGCCCCTGAAAACATCATCATCGGCGGCGCGTCGGCGGGTGGCAATCTTGCGGCTGCCACTGCGCTGCGCGCGCGGGACGAGGGGCTGCCGCTGCCTGCCGCGCTCGTGCTGCTCACCCCCGAACTCGATCTCACCGAATCCGGCGATACGTTCGAAACCAATCGCACCTTCGACGTTATCCTGCCCAAGCCGCTCCTGCCGCTGAACCGGCTCTATGCGGCGGGCCATCCGCTGGAGCACCCCTATCTCTCGCCGCTGTTCGGCGATTTCTCCAAGGGGTTTCCGCCCAGCTTCCTGCAGGCAGGAACGCGCGATCTCTTCCTCTCCAACACGGTGCGCATGCACCGTGCGCTCCGCCGCGCGGGCGTGCCGGCCGAACTCCATATTTTCGAAGGGATGCCCCATGGCGGCTTCATGGGCGCGCCCGAGGATATGGAGCTGGCCGCCGAAGTCAGCCGGTTCGTGGCCGCGCACTGGGGCGGCTGA
- the cobN gene encoding cobaltochelatase subunit CobN: MHLLSATPGTIANGEEAIDLGQSPGDIVILTVADSELACFARAAEALGDDAPSIRLANLLQLKHPYSVDLYVEQVIAQAKFVCVVLLGGKTYWPYGIDEIARTARDKGIALAALSDGQEQDPELARASTLPAETCEKLRDYLRQGGSANALSFLRAATRLIGQDAGPPDDPVPVADAGLYLKGRERPVLGDVRARWIAGQPTALIVFYRALMIAGTLDAVDAMVAAFEAEGLNVVAVHVRALRDPYAMDWLAALIDETAPDVIVNTTCFAASSGGEARIASVLERADCPILQAVFAGVEEESWRDSARGLGPRDLAMNIALPEVDGRIFSRAVAFKAAERFDTRTECGIVVPRVLPDRIAFTAKLTANWARLRRTAPAARRVALVLANYPNRDGRIANGVGLDTPASTAAILAALGDAGYDVDGHPADAAALMRLITDSVTNDLASPDRAGGAFLPLDSYRAAFAELPETARTAITARWGTPEDDPHVRGDGFRLGIHCFGNIAIGVQPARGYHIDPKQSYHDPALPPPHAYLAFHIWLERVFAAQAVVHVGKHGNLEWLPGKAVSLSDSCFPEICAGPVPQLYPFIVNDPGEGTQAKRRIGAVIIDHLTPPLTRAESYGPLKQLEALVDEYYLAAGMDPRRLERLKREILDLAHGQGLASDAGAEGDGDDALAAIDNYLCELKEMQIRDGLHIFTQSPEGRLRRDLLVALARTPRGYAHDGEKSLLRALADDLALGFDPLDCRMGDAWTGPRPALLAALTDDLWRNHGDTVERLEMLAAALVDGGDAPGPASCAVMADMRERLMPKVDECGGAERAALIAGLDGRFVLPGPSGAPTRGRPDVLPTGRNFYSVDTRAIPTATAWDLGFRSAQLLVEDYLQREGEYPRAMAVSAWGTANMRTGGDDIAQALALMGVRPRWDWSSGRVTGFEIMTLAELGRPRVDVTFRVSGFFRDAFPEQIDLIDSAARMVMELDEPEEDNPAAARRRAEATDMVADGASEAEALRRAGTRVFGSKPGAYGAGLQAMIDEKLWHNRADLAEIYLDWGGYAYGGGIEGDGARALFAERLTRTDAIVQNQDNREHDLLDSDDYYQFEGGIAAAVEHLSGRKPRAYHNDHSRPERPVIRTLEDEIGRVVRARVTNPKWIAGVMRHGYKGAFEIAASVDYLFGFAATTQAVRDHHFDAVHAAFIEDETVRAFMAEANPAALRETAARLNEALERGLWKPRSNSAAMMLAAIAHPAKGA, encoded by the coding sequence ATGCACCTGCTGTCGGCAACGCCGGGAACCATCGCGAATGGCGAGGAGGCGATCGACCTTGGCCAATCGCCCGGCGACATCGTGATCCTGACCGTTGCCGACAGCGAGCTGGCCTGTTTCGCACGCGCCGCCGAGGCGCTGGGCGATGACGCCCCGAGCATCCGGCTGGCCAATTTGTTGCAGCTGAAGCATCCCTATTCGGTCGACCTTTATGTCGAGCAGGTGATCGCGCAGGCGAAATTCGTGTGCGTCGTGCTGCTCGGCGGCAAGACCTATTGGCCGTACGGGATCGACGAGATCGCACGGACGGCACGCGACAAGGGGATTGCGCTGGCCGCATTGTCCGACGGGCAGGAACAGGACCCCGAACTGGCGCGCGCGTCGACGCTGCCCGCCGAAACGTGCGAGAAGCTGCGCGATTATCTGCGCCAGGGCGGGAGCGCCAATGCGCTGTCCTTCCTGCGCGCCGCCACCAGGCTGATCGGGCAAGATGCGGGCCCGCCCGACGATCCGGTGCCGGTGGCCGATGCCGGGCTGTATCTGAAAGGCCGCGAGCGCCCGGTGCTGGGCGATGTGCGGGCACGCTGGATCGCAGGCCAGCCGACCGCGCTGATCGTGTTCTACCGCGCGCTGATGATCGCCGGGACGCTGGATGCCGTCGATGCGATGGTGGCGGCGTTCGAGGCCGAGGGGCTGAACGTCGTTGCCGTCCATGTCCGCGCACTGCGCGATCCCTATGCGATGGACTGGCTGGCTGCGCTGATCGACGAGACCGCGCCCGACGTGATCGTCAACACGACCTGCTTTGCCGCATCGTCGGGCGGCGAGGCACGGATTGCATCGGTGCTGGAGCGCGCCGACTGCCCGATCCTGCAGGCGGTGTTCGCCGGTGTGGAGGAGGAAAGCTGGCGCGACAGCGCACGCGGGCTGGGCCCCCGCGATCTGGCGATGAACATCGCGCTGCCCGAGGTGGACGGCCGGATATTCAGCCGCGCGGTGGCGTTCAAGGCGGCCGAACGTTTCGACACGCGCACCGAATGCGGGATCGTGGTGCCGCGCGTGCTGCCCGACCGGATCGCCTTTACCGCCAAACTGACGGCGAACTGGGCAAGGCTGCGGCGGACAGCGCCCGCGGCACGGCGCGTGGCCTTGGTGCTGGCGAATTACCCCAATCGCGACGGGCGAATCGCCAATGGTGTGGGGCTCGACACGCCCGCGAGCACGGCGGCGATACTCGCGGCGCTTGGCGATGCCGGTTATGACGTGGACGGGCACCCCGCCGATGCGGCAGCGCTGATGCGGCTGATCACCGACAGCGTGACCAACGACCTTGCCTCCCCCGACCGCGCGGGCGGCGCCTTTCTGCCGCTGGACAGTTACCGCGCGGCATTTGCCGAATTGCCCGAGACGGCGCGCACCGCGATCACCGCGCGCTGGGGGACGCCCGAGGACGATCCGCATGTGCGCGGCGACGGCTTTCGCCTCGGCATCCACTGCTTTGGGAATATCGCGATCGGGGTGCAGCCGGCGCGCGGCTATCATATCGATCCCAAGCAAAGCTATCACGACCCAGCCTTGCCCCCGCCGCACGCCTATCTGGCGTTTCACATCTGGCTGGAACGCGTGTTCGCCGCGCAGGCGGTGGTGCATGTCGGCAAGCACGGCAACCTCGAATGGCTGCCGGGCAAGGCGGTTTCGCTGTCGGACAGCTGCTTTCCCGAAATCTGCGCCGGGCCGGTGCCGCAGCTTTACCCCTTCATCGTCAACGACCCCGGCGAGGGCACGCAGGCCAAGCGGCGGATCGGCGCGGTCATCATCGATCACCTGACCCCGCCGCTGACGCGCGCCGAAAGCTATGGCCCGCTGAAACAGCTCGAGGCGCTGGTCGACGAATATTATCTGGCGGCGGGGATGGACCCGCGCCGGCTGGAACGGCTGAAGCGCGAGATACTCGATCTGGCGCATGGACAGGGTCTGGCGAGCGATGCCGGGGCCGAAGGCGATGGCGACGACGCGCTGGCAGCAATCGACAATTATCTGTGCGAGCTGAAGGAAATGCAGATCCGCGACGGGCTGCATATCTTTACCCAGTCCCCCGAAGGGCGGTTGCGGCGCGATCTGCTGGTGGCGCTGGCGCGCACCCCGCGCGGCTATGCGCATGACGGCGAAAAATCGCTGCTCCGCGCGCTGGCCGACGATCTGGCGCTGGGGTTCGACCCGCTCGACTGCCGGATGGGCGATGCGTGGACGGGGCCCCGCCCCGCCCTGTTGGCGGCGCTGACCGACGACCTCTGGCGCAACCACGGCGACACGGTGGAGCGGCTGGAAATGCTGGCGGCAGCACTGGTGGACGGCGGCGACGCCCCCGGCCCGGCGAGCTGCGCCGTTATGGCCGATATGCGCGAACGGCTGATGCCCAAGGTGGACGAGTGCGGCGGCGCCGAACGGGCCGCGCTTATCGCCGGGCTCGACGGTCGGTTCGTGCTGCCCGGCCCGTCGGGCGCGCCGACGCGCGGGCGGCCCGATGTGCTGCCGACGGGGCGCAATTTCTATTCGGTCGACACCCGCGCCATCCCCACCGCCACGGCATGGGATCTGGGGTTTCGATCGGCGCAGCTGCTGGTGGAGGATTATCTGCAGCGCGAGGGCGAATATCCACGCGCGATGGCGGTTTCGGCCTGGGGCACCGCGAATATGCGCACCGGCGGCGACGATATCGCGCAGGCGCTGGCGCTGATGGGCGTGCGGCCGCGCTGGGACTGGTCGTCGGGCCGGGTGACAGGGTTCGAGATCATGACGCTGGCCGAGCTCGGCCGCCCGCGCGTGGACGTGACCTTTCGTGTTTCGGGCTTTTTCCGTGACGCCTTTCCCGAGCAGATCGACCTGATCGACAGCGCCGCGCGCATGGTGATGGAGCTGGACGAGCCCGAGGAAGACAATCCCGCCGCCGCGCGCCGTCGCGCCGAAGCCACCGACATGGTTGCTGATGGAGCAAGCGAAGCGGAGGCGCTTCGCCGCGCGGGCACCCGCGTCTTCGGATCGAAGCCCGGCGCCTATGGCGCGGGGCTGCAGGCGATGATCGACGAGAAGCTGTGGCACAACCGCGCCGATCTGGCCGAGATCTATCTGGACTGGGGCGGCTATGCCTATGGCGGCGGGATCGAGGGCGACGGCGCGCGCGCGCTGTTCGCCGAACGACTGACACGCACCGACGCGATCGTCCAGAACCAGGACAATCGCGAGCACGACCTGCTCGACAGCGACGATTATTATCAGTTCGAAGGTGGGATCGCCGCCGCTGTCGAGCATCTGTCGGGCCGCAAGCCGCGCGCCTATCACAACGACCATAGCCGCCCCGAACGCCCCGTGATCCGCACGCTCGAAGACGAGATCGGCCGGGTGGTACGCGCCCGCGTGACCAACCCCAAATGGATCGCAGGGGTAATGCGCCACGGCTATAAGGGCGCGTTCGAGATCGCCGCGAGCGTCGATTATCTGTTCGGCTTTGCCGCGACGACCCAGGCGGTGCGCGACCATCATTTCGACGCCGTCCACGCCGCCTTTATCGAGGATGAGACGGTGCGCGCCTTCATGGCCGAAGCCAACCCCGCCGCGCTGCGCGAAACCGCCGCGCGCCTGAACGAGGCGCTGGAGCGCGGCCTGTGGAAACCCCGATCGAACAGCGCGGCCATGATGCTGGCCGCCATTGCCCACCCCGCAAAAGGAGCCTGA
- the cobO gene encoding cob(I)yrinic acid a,c-diamide adenosyltransferase codes for MERTDEQHAAKMKKKQAAHDKIMASKTVEKDLLIVHTGKGKGKTTAALGMVVRAIGHGKKVGVVQFVKGAMATGEKAVFDAFPDAVEFKPMGEGFTWDTQDRARDIAVARTAWDEVKRMIADPAYQMVLADELNIILRYDYLPLDEVLTVLTERPAGKHVIVTGRNAPEALIEAADLVTEMTLVKHPFRSGVKAQPGIEF; via the coding sequence ATGGAACGGACCGACGAACAGCACGCCGCGAAGATGAAGAAGAAGCAGGCCGCGCACGACAAGATCATGGCCAGCAAGACGGTGGAGAAAGATCTGCTGATCGTCCACACCGGCAAGGGCAAGGGCAAGACCACGGCGGCGCTTGGCATGGTGGTCCGCGCGATCGGACACGGCAAGAAGGTGGGTGTCGTCCAGTTCGTGAAGGGCGCGATGGCGACCGGCGAGAAGGCGGTGTTCGATGCCTTTCCCGACGCCGTCGAATTCAAGCCAATGGGCGAAGGCTTCACCTGGGACACGCAGGACCGCGCGCGCGATATCGCGGTGGCGCGCACCGCCTGGGACGAGGTGAAGCGGATGATCGCCGACCCCGCCTATCAGATGGTGCTGGCGGACGAGCTGAACATCATCCTGCGCTATGACTATCTGCCGCTGGACGAGGTGCTCACGGTGCTGACCGAGCGCCCGGCGGGCAAGCATGTGATCGTCACCGGCCGCAACGCGCCCGAGGCGCTCATCGAAGCGGCCGATCTGGTGACCGAGATGACGCTGGTAAAGCACCCCTTCCGTTCGGGCGTGAAGGCGCAGCCGGGAATCGAATTCTGA
- a CDS encoding ABC transporter substrate-binding protein, which yields MAALTFRSCALALTALLGLAATGAVVGVSASSPSPVSARPQKIVSLNLCADQYLLALADRDQIAGLTHNAGNPEMSAAADKARGLRILGESAEEVIAIRPDLVIGSASRRAGLMAAIAPHDYPTLRLRSAEKYDDIVAQIREVAAAVGHPRRGEALIAAMNRELAALPRAKPGTVAAYYQRRGFLTGTGTLVDDLMTRAGLINLAARMQRPAVSQLSIEELVAARPDYLIVESATARVSDQGTEMLHHPALARVPRISLPQAWTVCGGPAYVRAAQSLAHQLNAR from the coding sequence ATGGCCGCCTTGACCTTCCGTTCCTGCGCGCTCGCGCTGACTGCCCTGCTGGGCCTCGCCGCGACGGGGGCCGTTGTCGGGGTATCCGCATCATCGCCGTCCCCGGTCTCTGCGCGGCCGCAGAAAATCGTGTCGCTCAACCTGTGCGCCGATCAGTATCTGCTCGCGCTGGCCGATCGCGATCAGATTGCGGGGCTCACCCACAATGCTGGAAATCCCGAAATGTCGGCTGCGGCGGACAAGGCGCGCGGCCTGCGGATTCTGGGCGAGTCCGCCGAAGAGGTGATCGCCATCCGCCCCGATCTGGTGATCGGCAGTGCGTCGCGCCGGGCCGGGCTGATGGCGGCGATCGCGCCGCATGATTATCCCACGCTGCGCCTCCGCTCGGCCGAGAAGTACGACGATATCGTCGCGCAGATCCGCGAGGTGGCGGCGGCTGTCGGCCATCCCCGGCGCGGCGAGGCGTTGATCGCGGCCATGAACCGCGAGCTTGCGGCGCTGCCCAGGGCCAAACCCGGCACGGTTGCCGCCTATTATCAGCGGCGCGGTTTCCTGACCGGCACGGGCACGCTCGTCGACGATCTGATGACGCGCGCGGGGCTCATCAATCTCGCGGCAAGGATGCAGCGCCCGGCGGTCAGCCAGCTGTCGATCGAGGAACTTGTCGCCGCCCGCCCCGATTATCTGATCGTCGAAAGCGCGACCGCGCGGGTCAGCGATCAGGGGACGGAAATGCTGCACCACCCGGCGCTCGCCCGCGTCCCCCGGATCAGCTTGCCTCAGGCATGGACGGTCTGTGGCGGCCCCGCTTATGTCCGCGCCGCGCAAAGCCTCGCGCACCAGCTCAACGCACGCTGA
- the bluB gene encoding 5,6-dimethylbenzimidazole synthase, whose translation MTPGAPRFDTAFQEQLDALFAWRRDVRHFRTDPLDEAEIAHLLETAHRAPSVGNSQPWRFVRIRTPALREALAAHVDAESARAGARYVEDARRAAYHALKLHGLREAPEIIAVFSDDATPAGHGLGAATMPEMRAYSTVLAIHTLWLAARARGLALGWVSIVDPDHIKALLEGPPAWRLIALLCIGYPEVPSDTPELETRGWQARGNWRANVSVR comes from the coding sequence ATGACGCCCGGTGCGCCCCGTTTCGACACAGCGTTTCAGGAACAGCTGGACGCGCTGTTCGCCTGGCGGCGCGACGTGCGCCATTTTCGGACCGATCCGCTGGACGAGGCGGAGATCGCCCATCTGCTGGAAACCGCGCACCGGGCACCGTCAGTGGGCAATTCGCAGCCGTGGCGCTTTGTGCGCATCCGCACGCCCGCGCTACGCGAAGCGCTGGCCGCGCATGTCGATGCCGAAAGCGCGCGCGCGGGTGCGCGTTATGTCGAGGACGCGCGCCGGGCGGCCTATCATGCGCTGAAGCTGCACGGCCTGCGCGAGGCGCCGGAAATCATCGCGGTGTTCAGCGACGACGCAACGCCCGCCGGCCATGGGCTGGGCGCCGCGACCATGCCCGAGATGCGTGCTTATTCGACCGTGCTGGCCATCCACACCTTGTGGCTGGCCGCACGGGCACGCGGGCTGGCGCTGGGCTGGGTATCGATCGTCGACCCCGATCACATCAAGGCGTTGCTGGAGGGGCCACCGGCATGGCGGCTGATCGCGCTCTTGTGCATCGGCTATCCCGAGGTGCCTTCCGACACGCCCGAACTCGAAACCCGCGGCTGGCAGGCGCGCGGGAACTGGCGCGCCAATGTCAGCGTGCGTTGA